The following coding sequences lie in one Mercenaria mercenaria strain notata chromosome 5, MADL_Memer_1, whole genome shotgun sequence genomic window:
- the LOC123558470 gene encoding beta-1,3-galactosyl-O-glycosyl-glycoprotein beta-1,6-N-acetylglucosaminyltransferase-like produces the protein MSSEIGKEVLEKLHFVDQGHLRRNSSEDIQHDEYLNNKQLISSEIMHIVDEGYLNDNLSYHSNVLTEKVDTGKLRFRHYSKRFRRVPEVNCHALFKHDLREIRRADRIPLLTIKIERYQKMTSDCENFKVARGYITDYLTEEEKLFPLAYSILMYKDVEQTERLLRAIYRPQNIYCIHVDAKTSNKIFAAMSRIVNCFDNVFMPSKRIPVFWGEMTVLEPEILCMEELWKRSKTWKYFINLTGQEFPLKTNYELVKILKVYNGSNDVEATRKRNRDRWARAPSPPHGIIPTKGAVHVAVSRGFVDYVLNDKRAHDLLKWTKLTKIPDETFFPTLNHNPHLGVPGAYTGHPETTPMKDLRKPYLARFKNRGRFIYNWECKGMRVRGMCVFGHGDLARLAKRRELFANKFYLTYQPFVFGCLEEMIFNRTRQQYLGKRKFEAEWYKSLGFISNKVK, from the exons ATGTCTTCTGAAATTGGGAAAGAAGTACTTGAGAAGTTACATTTTGTAGATCAAGGGCATTTAAGGAGAAATTCAAGTGAAGACATTCAGCACGACGAATATCTTAATAATAAACAGTTAATTTCATCTGAAATAATGCATATTGTTGATGAAGGATATCTAAATGATAATCTCTCGTATCAttcaaatgtactgactgaaaagGTAGACACTGGAAAATTGAGATTTAGACATTACTCTAAGAGATTCAGACGAGTGCCAGAAGTAAATTGCCACGCTTTGTTCAAACACGACTTACGCGAGATAAGGAGGGCGGACAGGATACCACTGCTGACAATTAAAATTGAGAGATACCAAAAAatgacaagcgactgtgaaaatTTTAAAGTAGCTAGAGGTTATATAACAGATTATTTGACTGAGGAAGAAAAACTGTTTCCGCTTGCTTATAGCATTCTTATGTACAAAGATGTTGAACAAACTGAACGACTTTTACGTGCAATATATCGACCACAGAATATATATTGTATACACGTGGATGCGAAAACTAGTAATAAAATTTTTGCCGCAATGTCACGTATTGTAAATTGTTTCGATAACGTTTTTATGCCATCGAAAAGGATACCAGTTTTTTGGGGCGAGATGACTGTCTTAGAACCAGAAATACTTTGCATGGAAGAATTATGGAAAAGGAGTAAGACttggaaatatttcataaatctaACAGGCCAAGAGTTTCCTCTTAAAACCAATTATGAATTAGTTAAGATTTTAAAGGTATATAATGGATCCAATGACGTGGAAGCAACACGAAAAAG GAACCGTGATAGATGGGCCAGAGCTCCATCTCCCCCACACGGGATTATACCAACCAAAGGCGCCGTCCATGTTGCAGTGAGCAGGGGGTTTGTAGATTATGTTTTAAACGACAAGAGAGCCCATGATTTATTGAAGTggacaaaattgacaaaaatacctGATGAAACATTCTTTCCTACACTCAATCATAATCCACACCTAGGTGTACCTGGAGCATATACAG gaCATCCAGAGACAACGCCAATGAAAGATTTAAGAAAACCATATCTAGCACGATTTAAAAACCGTGGACGGTTCATCTATAACTGGGAATGTAAGGGTATGAGAGTTAGAGGCATGTGTGTTTTTGGGCACGGAGATCTGGCTCGACTTGCAAAGAGAAGAGAACTATTTGCAAACAAATTCTACTTGACTTATCAGCCATTTGTGTTCGGTTGTCTAGAGGAAATGATCTTTAACCGAACACGCCAACAGTACCTTGGTAAACGGAAGTTCGAAGCCGAGTGGTATAAATCTCTCGGCTTTATCTCAAACAAAGTGAAATGA